A single genomic interval of Bacillus sp. es.036 harbors:
- a CDS encoding GNAT family N-acetyltransferase — protein MTTHIFSTERLVLRKMISEDVDSLLEIFSDKEVMKYYPSCKNRNDTVKWIEWTLHHYKIYGFGMWIVEDKESGQVIGQCGLVLQKLVHGVEVELGYLFAKQHWGKGYATEAAFACKKYAFNELGVSKLISLIDPQNKASLKVAKRIGMTYECTVIKWNKELDLYGCQ, from the coding sequence ATGACAACGCACATCTTTTCGACAGAACGACTCGTTTTACGAAAAATGATATCGGAAGACGTGGATTCCCTTCTTGAAATTTTCTCAGATAAAGAAGTGATGAAGTACTATCCGTCCTGTAAAAATCGAAATGATACCGTGAAGTGGATTGAGTGGACATTACATCACTACAAAATCTATGGTTTTGGAATGTGGATCGTTGAAGACAAAGAAAGTGGTCAGGTGATAGGACAGTGTGGCCTTGTTCTACAAAAATTAGTTCACGGTGTTGAAGTGGAGCTCGGTTACCTTTTTGCCAAACAACACTGGGGAAAAGGGTATGCGACGGAAGCAGCTTTCGCATGTAAGAAATATGCCTTCAATGAGTTAGGGGTTTCCAAGCTTATTTCATTAATTGATCCACAAAATAAAGCTTCGCTAAAAGTAGCGAAGCGGATCGGCATGACATATGAGTGTACGGTTATAAAGTGGAATAAAGAGCTCGATCTATATGGTTGTCAATAA
- a CDS encoding catalase: MNKDPNQQNEKHEADETLTNRQGHPVTDNQNVRTVGNRGPTTLENYDFLEKISHFDRERTPERVVHARGAGAHGYFESYGKVGDEPISNYTRAKVFTEVGKQTPVFVRFSTVVHGTHSPETLRDPRGFAVKFYTEDGNWDLVGNNLKIFFIRDPLKFPDMVHSFKPDPVTNRQDMERMFDFLCQTPESMQMVTFLFSPWGIPANFRHMQGSGVHAYKWVNKEGKAVLVKYHWEPVQGIRNLTQQEADQIQSTNFNHATQDLYEAIENGDFPEWELYVQIMEDGEHPDLDFDPLDPTKLWYKEDVPWHKVGKMVLNKNPENYFAEVEQAAFGTGVLVDGLDFSDDKLLQGRTYSYSDTQRYRVGSNYLQLPINKPAKHVATNESAGQMDFRQDYAQHQNPHVNYEPSLIGGLKEAVNPGKEYEPYVEGKLQRNKISIENNFGQAGETYRRMKDWERDDLISNLVIALGDCREEIQSRMISMLTECDKGYGMRVTEGLKALRTSTEEKMDEAVQNAEERSHPSDPY, from the coding sequence ATGAACAAAGATCCAAACCAACAAAATGAAAAACACGAAGCGGATGAAACACTAACCAACCGTCAAGGTCATCCGGTTACAGACAATCAAAATGTTCGAACGGTTGGAAATCGCGGTCCTACGACACTTGAGAACTATGATTTTTTAGAGAAAATCAGTCATTTTGATCGTGAACGTACCCCTGAACGAGTTGTGCATGCCCGCGGCGCAGGTGCCCATGGTTATTTTGAATCCTATGGAAAAGTAGGTGATGAACCGATTTCAAACTATACACGGGCGAAGGTATTCACTGAAGTTGGCAAACAAACACCTGTATTCGTCCGGTTCTCTACCGTCGTTCACGGGACTCATTCCCCTGAAACGCTACGTGACCCAAGAGGATTTGCGGTAAAGTTTTATACAGAAGACGGAAACTGGGATTTAGTAGGGAATAACTTAAAAATCTTCTTTATTCGCGATCCGCTTAAGTTCCCAGATATGGTGCACTCCTTTAAACCAGATCCCGTTACAAATAGGCAAGATATGGAGCGGATGTTTGATTTTCTCTGTCAAACGCCTGAATCAATGCAGATGGTCACGTTTCTTTTCTCACCATGGGGTATTCCGGCAAACTTCCGACATATGCAGGGGTCAGGTGTGCACGCCTACAAATGGGTGAACAAAGAAGGGAAAGCAGTCCTAGTGAAGTATCACTGGGAGCCTGTACAAGGAATTCGTAATCTTACTCAACAAGAAGCGGATCAGATACAATCCACGAACTTTAACCATGCCACACAGGATCTGTACGAAGCGATTGAAAATGGAGATTTCCCTGAATGGGAGCTTTACGTTCAGATTATGGAAGATGGCGAACATCCTGATTTAGACTTTGACCCACTAGACCCTACAAAACTCTGGTACAAAGAAGACGTTCCATGGCACAAAGTAGGTAAAATGGTTTTAAATAAAAACCCAGAAAATTATTTCGCTGAAGTGGAACAGGCAGCGTTTGGTACGGGCGTCCTTGTGGATGGGCTTGATTTCTCTGATGATAAGCTTCTTCAAGGCCGAACCTATTCGTATTCAGATACACAGAGGTATCGCGTCGGCTCAAACTATTTACAGTTACCAATTAATAAGCCGGCAAAGCACGTGGCTACCAATGAAAGTGCAGGCCAAATGGATTTCAGGCAAGATTATGCGCAGCATCAAAATCCTCACGTGAATTATGAGCCTTCCTTGATTGGAGGACTAAAGGAAGCGGTTAATCCTGGAAAAGAGTATGAACCATACGTCGAAGGAAAGCTGCAGCGAAATAAAATCTCAATAGAAAACAATTTCGGACAAGCGGGTGAAACGTATCGAAGAATGAAGGATTGGGAGCGAGATGATTTGATCTCAAATCTCGTCATTGCGCTCGGAGACTGCCGTGAGGAAATCCAGAGTCGTATGATTTCGATGTTAACGGAATGCGATAAGGGTTATGGAATGCGTGTCACAGAAGGACTGAAAGCACTTCGCACTTCTACCGAAGAAAAGATGGATGAAGCTGTTCAGAATGCAGAGGAAAGAAGTCATCCTTCTGATCCTTATTAA
- a CDS encoding SDR family oxidoreductase, with protein sequence MNQERRIAIVTGASRPNGIGAALCRELAQEGYNLFFTHFSPYDYKTGYNDAEANWAEVFENELRDHGVRVESMELDLSKSDAPAQLLERVLKMRGQLSILVNNATHCVEMSHEELTSGVLDEHYAVNVRGTCMLSVAFAKQLKKDDLGGRIINFVSGQDKSPQPGNLPYITTKGAISAFTTSFATEVASQHITVNAIDPGPTNSGAMDRATQDFLKPKFPTGRIGRPEDAARLVNFLTSDAANWITGQIIHSDGGFRD encoded by the coding sequence ATGAATCAAGAGAGACGAATTGCGATTGTCACTGGTGCAAGCCGTCCGAACGGGATAGGGGCTGCGCTTTGTCGTGAACTAGCTCAGGAAGGCTACAATCTATTTTTTACTCATTTTTCACCATATGATTATAAAACGGGGTACAACGATGCAGAAGCGAACTGGGCCGAGGTATTTGAGAACGAATTAAGGGACCATGGTGTGAGAGTGGAATCGATGGAACTGGATTTAAGCAAAAGCGATGCCCCTGCTCAACTTTTGGAACGCGTGTTAAAAATGCGAGGACAGCTTTCTATTCTAGTGAACAATGCCACCCATTGTGTCGAAATGAGTCATGAAGAATTAACCTCAGGCGTTTTGGATGAGCATTATGCGGTAAATGTGAGAGGTACGTGCATGCTGTCGGTTGCATTTGCAAAACAATTAAAAAAGGACGATCTCGGCGGACGGATTATCAATTTTGTTTCAGGGCAAGACAAAAGTCCTCAGCCTGGGAATCTTCCCTATATTACGACCAAAGGGGCGATCTCTGCTTTTACGACTTCGTTTGCAACCGAGGTCGCTTCCCAACATATTACGGTGAATGCGATTGACCCTGGTCCGACGAATTCAGGGGCAATGGATCGAGCGACGCAGGACTTCTTAAAACCTAAGTTCCCGACCGGACGAATTGGAAGGCCAGAAGATGCAGCGCGCTTAGTGAATTTCCTTACGAGTGATGCAGCGAACTGGATAACGGGGCAAATCATTCATTCAGATGGTGGCTTTCGCGATTAA
- a CDS encoding sodium:calcium antiporter — translation MIILIFLLAAAVVVGAAIYLNQFGDVISKKSSLSGAVVGTFLIAGATSLPELTTSLTAVYIDNPDIAVGNMLGSNVFNLLILAVVDLIYRRRRLFQKVNTKANVPSALVGLLFLVILIVSLLIPGSISIFGIGIEMIVIVFLYVLSMKYISGDDGEQEDIPTKDISLRTAVIGFIVAALIVFVSGSILSIAGDRLAEATGMNASFVGSFLIAASTSLPELVTVLAAFKLANYNMAIGSILGSNLFNIQLLALTDLLYRDGPILAAVDMSHIFIACLGLLMTFVIMYLLLRPSTVRSSWRYAAPSLVMTLLYVVVSYVLF, via the coding sequence ATGATTATTTTGATCTTTCTTCTTGCAGCAGCCGTAGTAGTCGGTGCCGCTATTTACCTGAATCAGTTCGGTGATGTGATTAGTAAGAAGTCATCTTTAAGTGGGGCTGTGGTCGGGACATTCCTTATTGCAGGAGCAACGTCATTACCTGAATTAACAACGAGTCTAACAGCCGTTTATATTGATAACCCCGATATTGCAGTTGGAAATATGCTTGGAAGTAATGTTTTTAACCTGTTAATTCTAGCGGTTGTTGACTTGATTTACAGAAGACGGAGATTATTTCAGAAGGTAAACACGAAGGCAAACGTACCTTCTGCTCTCGTCGGTCTCCTTTTTCTCGTCATTTTAATTGTCTCGTTACTAATACCAGGCTCCATTTCCATCTTTGGAATTGGGATTGAGATGATCGTCATTGTTTTCCTATATGTTCTATCGATGAAGTACATCTCAGGTGATGACGGTGAACAAGAAGACATTCCTACGAAAGATATCTCGCTGCGCACGGCTGTAATTGGTTTCATTGTTGCCGCGTTAATTGTTTTCGTATCCGGTAGTATTCTTTCCATTGCAGGAGATCGCTTAGCTGAAGCAACGGGTATGAATGCAAGCTTTGTAGGTAGTTTTCTCATCGCTGCCTCGACATCTTTACCAGAGCTCGTAACAGTGCTCGCAGCTTTTAAACTAGCAAACTATAATATGGCAATTGGTTCGATACTTGGTAGTAACTTATTCAACATCCAACTTCTCGCCCTCACAGATTTGCTTTATCGAGATGGCCCTATCCTTGCTGCGGTTGATATGTCTCATATCTTCATCGCTTGTCTCGGACTGTTGATGACGTTCGTGATTATGTACTTGCTCCTTCGACCATCAACTGTGCGTAGTTCATGGCGCTATGCTGCTCCATCGCTCGTCATGACTCTGCTCTATGTCGTTGTTTCATATGTTTTATTCTAA
- a CDS encoding STAS domain-containing protein — protein sequence MQRNKELHQFLLTKAEQLTEDWYASLDKSGTGVYASTDPEVIRELKSQNFEFHQHLCKIFIMEKSAFFAEFVDWVQEIGRDPEHLNTPTHLIMKEFQRVREQYMDFIEEYSKTTEDLVSQKSLDIWKYAIIEAVDVVMTRVVEEKSKHLNARIEEQQQTINELSSPLIDLPDGKALLPLVGDIDSDRATAIFENTLEGCTTKRVDHLFIDLSGVYLVDTRVAQQIFQLITGLKLIGVTATLSGIRPEIAQTAVQLGIDFGEIRITSNLAQAISSEATLTRD from the coding sequence ATGCAACGTAACAAAGAACTTCATCAATTTTTATTAACGAAAGCAGAACAGCTAACTGAAGATTGGTATGCGTCATTAGACAAGAGTGGAACGGGCGTCTATGCCTCAACTGATCCTGAAGTTATTCGTGAATTAAAATCACAAAATTTCGAGTTTCATCAGCACTTATGCAAAATATTCATAATGGAGAAAAGCGCTTTTTTTGCTGAATTTGTTGATTGGGTTCAGGAAATTGGACGGGATCCTGAACACTTAAATACGCCTACTCATCTTATTATGAAAGAATTCCAGCGCGTACGTGAACAATACATGGATTTTATCGAAGAGTATTCCAAAACAACGGAAGACCTCGTGTCACAAAAAAGTCTTGATATCTGGAAATACGCCATCATTGAAGCGGTTGATGTTGTGATGACGCGTGTCGTAGAGGAAAAATCTAAGCATTTAAATGCTCGCATTGAGGAACAGCAGCAAACGATTAATGAACTTAGCTCCCCGCTAATCGACCTTCCAGATGGAAAGGCGCTTCTTCCACTTGTTGGTGACATCGATTCAGATCGAGCAACAGCTATTTTCGAAAATACGCTAGAAGGTTGTACAACGAAACGAGTTGACCACCTTTTCATTGATTTGTCGGGGGTCTACCTTGTTGACACAAGAGTCGCGCAGCAAATATTCCAGTTAATCACAGGACTCAAATTAATTGGAGTAACGGCAACCTTATCCGGTATTCGCCCTGAAATAGCGCAAACGGCCGTTCAGCTTGGAATTGATTTTGGTGAAATACGCATTACATCTAACCTTGCTCAGGCTATTTCTTCGGAAGCAACGTTAACAAGAGATTAA
- a CDS encoding GlsB/YeaQ/YmgE family stress response membrane protein gives MEFIWSLIVGGIIGWLAGAITGRDVPGGIIGNIIAGFVGAWLGTLILGSWGPDIGGFNIIPAIIGAIILVLIVSFIMGKARSKSES, from the coding sequence ATAGAGTTTATTTGGAGTTTAATCGTTGGCGGTATTATTGGTTGGCTAGCTGGTGCAATTACAGGTCGAGATGTTCCGGGTGGAATTATAGGAAATATCATTGCTGGATTTGTTGGTGCGTGGCTAGGTACGCTTATTCTTGGTAGCTGGGGACCAGATATTGGTGGATTCAACATTATCCCCGCTATCATAGGAGCAATTATTTTAGTGTTAATCGTGAGCTTTATTATGGGAAAAGCCCGTAGTAAAAGTGAATCCTAG
- a CDS encoding GRP family sugar transporter, with translation MVEILIALIPAVMWGSILLVSTKLGGEPYNQVVGTTIGALLFSIVVYFFTTPNFTTAALIVGFISGLFWSVGQMNQFKAVAFLGVSKTLPISTGLQLVGTSLFGVIAFGEWSSTTKLTIGIGALVLIVAGVIFTSYEKSEEREAEGKSDLAKGFTILLLSTAGYVGYVVIIRWFSIDGWTAILPQAIGMVVGALLQSIHHKPFNKYTFRNGIPGLMWASGNLALLLSIPRVGTATSFSLSQTGIIISTLGGIFLLGERKTKKQLIFVILGSILIIVGGVMLGFTKK, from the coding sequence ATGGTCGAAATTCTAATTGCTCTCATTCCGGCAGTCATGTGGGGAAGTATTCTACTTGTTAGCACAAAGCTTGGCGGCGAACCATACAACCAGGTTGTTGGTACCACTATTGGTGCCCTTCTCTTTTCGATTGTGGTGTACTTTTTTACAACGCCCAATTTTACAACAGCCGCCTTAATCGTTGGCTTTATATCAGGCTTATTTTGGTCTGTCGGGCAAATGAATCAATTCAAAGCTGTCGCCTTTCTTGGCGTATCAAAAACACTCCCCATTTCTACTGGACTTCAGCTTGTCGGTACTTCTTTGTTCGGAGTTATTGCATTTGGCGAGTGGTCTTCTACGACAAAGCTAACGATAGGAATCGGTGCACTGGTTCTCATTGTAGCCGGGGTAATTTTTACTTCTTATGAGAAGTCTGAAGAAAGGGAAGCGGAAGGAAAAAGTGATTTAGCAAAAGGTTTTACGATCTTGCTTCTCTCAACTGCGGGATATGTCGGCTACGTGGTAATCATCAGGTGGTTTTCGATTGACGGTTGGACCGCTATTCTCCCTCAAGCAATTGGCATGGTCGTTGGCGCACTCCTGCAAAGTATTCATCATAAACCCTTTAATAAATATACGTTTCGAAACGGGATACCTGGTCTCATGTGGGCGAGTGGAAACCTTGCTCTTCTCCTCTCCATACCTCGCGTGGGGACGGCGACTAGCTTTTCGCTTAGTCAAACCGGTATTATCATTTCGACTCTTGGGGGAATTTTTTTACTAGGTGAACGAAAAACGAAAAAACAACTCATATTTGTTATCCTCGGATCCATTCTGATTATCGTTGGGGGAGTCATGCTTGGCTTCACGAAAAAATAA
- a CDS encoding ATP-binding protein — translation MLLTAKNLLLNLLLVFAPLSIIQILYLLKHTNFLKKSSGWLLTLFPGVAIILCMVYPVVVDDNFILDFRRIPFILGALYGGKWVAFSYLFITLAYRFTLGGTGFYSTLLSFTLLTIVASIVSSKFLKYSLKKKLLVAASIDLMVGVSSTIISLTFFDTQIYTSSWVLFNLTSLLGLLLATLVYEVFLNQFKLLQSVMEGQKLEVVSHLAASISHEVRNPLTVSRGFLQLIESDLKSKQTKEYMELAINELDRATEIINDYLTFAKPFPENIEEIDVASEIAYSVSVITPLATLKDVTITTKIDMPPTIIQSEKRKFQQCLMNIFKNAIEAMPDGGTLTVTTKIEKKKLEISIADTGIGMTEEQLSRMGQPFFTTKEKGTGLGMMVSHSIVQAMKGEIIYVSTQGEGTTVHLVFEI, via the coding sequence ATGCTACTTACAGCCAAAAATTTACTTTTAAATCTCTTACTTGTTTTCGCTCCGCTAAGTATTATTCAAATTCTATACTTATTGAAGCACACAAACTTTTTGAAAAAATCGTCCGGTTGGCTACTTACATTATTTCCTGGCGTAGCGATTATATTGTGTATGGTTTATCCCGTTGTTGTTGATGATAATTTCATCTTAGATTTTAGAAGAATTCCTTTTATTCTAGGTGCATTATACGGAGGTAAGTGGGTTGCGTTTTCGTATCTCTTTATCACACTGGCCTATCGATTTACGTTAGGAGGTACTGGGTTTTATTCGACCTTGCTCTCTTTTACTCTTCTTACAATTGTTGCTTCCATCGTTTCCTCGAAATTTCTTAAATACAGTTTGAAGAAAAAACTTCTCGTTGCAGCAAGTATCGATTTGATGGTAGGTGTATCCTCTACAATCATTTCCTTAACATTCTTTGACACGCAAATTTATACCTCTTCCTGGGTTCTTTTTAATCTGACTAGTCTTTTGGGATTGCTACTAGCCACGCTTGTCTACGAAGTTTTTCTAAATCAGTTTAAATTATTGCAGTCGGTGATGGAAGGTCAGAAGTTAGAAGTCGTCAGTCATCTAGCTGCTAGTATTTCTCACGAAGTTCGAAATCCATTAACCGTTAGTCGAGGGTTTCTTCAGTTAATTGAAAGTGACCTTAAAAGCAAACAAACGAAAGAATATATGGAACTTGCGATAAATGAACTCGATCGAGCGACTGAAATCATTAATGATTATTTAACCTTCGCAAAACCGTTTCCTGAAAATATAGAGGAAATTGATGTCGCAAGCGAAATCGCCTATAGTGTAAGTGTTATTACTCCTCTCGCGACGTTAAAAGATGTGACCATTACGACGAAAATCGATATGCCACCAACCATCATTCAATCAGAAAAGCGCAAATTTCAGCAGTGTTTGATGAACATTTTTAAAAATGCGATTGAAGCGATGCCAGACGGGGGGACACTTACCGTTACGACAAAAATAGAAAAGAAAAAGCTGGAAATTAGTATAGCGGACACGGGAATTGGTATGACGGAAGAGCAATTAAGCCGCATGGGACAGCCTTTTTTTACAACGAAAGAAAAGGGGACAGGACTTGGAATGATGGTTTCTCATAGCATTGTCCAAGCGATGAAGGGGGAAATTATTTATGTTAGTACACAAGGTGAGGGAACGACCGTACATCTTGTGTTTGAAATATAA
- a CDS encoding PspC domain-containing protein: MKKFYKSTTNKQLSGVLGGASEIFNIDASMLRIAYFALSLFTSGLFVLIYIAAAIILPTDKEVQNNQ, from the coding sequence ATGAAGAAATTTTATAAATCGACAACGAATAAGCAGTTATCAGGTGTTCTTGGAGGAGCAAGCGAAATCTTTAACATTGATGCAAGCATGCTAAGAATCGCTTATTTTGCTTTATCTCTCTTTACTTCAGGACTCTTTGTGCTCATCTATATTGCAGCAGCGATTATTTTGCCAACGGATAAGGAAGTACAAAATAATCAGTAA
- a CDS encoding DUF2200 domain-containing protein, with protein sequence MTKHKIYTMSVASVYPHYVTKAKKKGRTKTEVNEIFCWLTGYSQKELETQLENKTDFETFFAEAPQLNPSRTLIKGVVCGIRVEDIEEPTMQEIRYLDKLIDELAKGKAMEKILRKA encoded by the coding sequence ATGACCAAACATAAGATCTATACAATGAGTGTCGCAAGTGTCTATCCACACTATGTTACAAAGGCGAAAAAAAAAGGACGTACGAAAACAGAAGTCAATGAAATTTTCTGTTGGTTAACAGGGTATAGCCAGAAAGAGCTAGAAACTCAGCTGGAAAACAAGACAGACTTTGAGACCTTCTTTGCGGAAGCTCCTCAACTCAATCCTTCACGAACCTTGATTAAGGGTGTCGTCTGTGGTATACGAGTGGAAGATATTGAAGAACCAACTATGCAGGAAATTCGCTATTTGGATAAGCTGATTGATGAGTTAGCAAAGGGAAAAGCGATGGAGAAGATTTTGCGGAAAGCATAA
- a CDS encoding glucose-1-dehydrogenase, translated as MYKELHGKVAIVTGAASGLGKAIAIRFGKEGMKVVVNYLSKEEEATKVVEEIKSSGGEAIAVQADVSKEADVERLITAAHKSYGTLNVMMNNAGIQKEIPSHEMTLDDWNQVISVNLSGTFLGSTKAINYMIKHQIKGSIINMSSVHEVVPWPHFVHYASSKGGMKMLTQTLALEYAPYGIRVNNIGPGAINTPINEEKFSDPKTKKDVLSMIPMKEIGEPAQIASIAAFLASDEASYVTGITLFADGGMKLYPAFQAGRG; from the coding sequence GTGTATAAGGAGTTACATGGAAAAGTGGCGATTGTTACCGGTGCCGCTTCTGGTCTTGGAAAAGCGATTGCAATTCGCTTTGGTAAGGAAGGGATGAAAGTCGTCGTAAATTATTTATCAAAAGAAGAAGAGGCTACAAAAGTTGTGGAGGAAATCAAAAGCTCTGGTGGAGAGGCAATAGCCGTACAAGCAGATGTTTCAAAAGAAGCGGACGTTGAGAGGTTAATCACGGCTGCGCATAAGAGTTATGGAACGCTGAATGTGATGATGAACAATGCTGGCATTCAAAAGGAAATTCCTTCACATGAAATGACGCTAGACGATTGGAATCAAGTGATCTCGGTTAATCTCTCCGGGACGTTTCTTGGCTCTACAAAAGCGATTAACTATATGATCAAACATCAAATTAAAGGATCGATTATCAACATGTCTAGCGTTCATGAAGTTGTGCCCTGGCCTCACTTTGTTCATTACGCTTCAAGCAAAGGTGGGATGAAGATGCTTACTCAGACGCTTGCGCTTGAATATGCGCCATACGGCATCCGTGTGAATAACATTGGTCCCGGAGCCATTAATACGCCTATTAATGAAGAAAAATTTTCAGATCCTAAGACAAAAAAAGACGTCCTATCCATGATTCCTATGAAAGAAATTGGGGAACCAGCTCAAATTGCTTCCATCGCTGCTTTTTTAGCCTCAGATGAAGCAAGCTATGTGACTGGCATTACGTTATTTGCCGACGGTGGAATGAAACTTTATCCCGCTTTTCAGGCTGGGAGAGGCTAA